One stretch of Halichoerus grypus chromosome 8, mHalGry1.hap1.1, whole genome shotgun sequence DNA includes these proteins:
- the REM2 gene encoding GTP-binding protein REM 2 isoform X1 codes for MHTDLDTDMDTETETTALCPSGSHRASPPGTPTPETDASLLKKTEKLLAGLDRGGPPPAPGAPRRRGSMPVPYKHQLRRAQAIDELDWPPQASSSGSSDSLGSGEAGPTQKDGIFKVMLVGESGVGKSTLAGTFGGLQGDSAHEPENPGIWGSPVRVKGTCGALVRDGRAQGMSSPWRPEPKRNCSSACCGYLPGGNAPGYQVSQVLGSLLTGSIPCPYFPTEDTYERRIMVDKEEVTLVVYDIWEQGDAGGWLRDHCLQTGDAFLIVFSVTDRQSFSKVPETLLRLRAGRPHHDLPVILVGNKSDLARSREVSLEEGRHLAGTLSCKHIETSAALHHNTRELFEGAVRQIRLRRGRSRAGGPRPEWGCPDGPPPPARRESLTKKAKRFLANLVPRNAKFFKQRSRSCHDLSVL; via the exons AAACAGATGCCTCACTGCTGAAGAAGACAGAGAAGCTGTTGGCAGGGTTGGACCGGGGTgggccaccccctgccccaggggcCCCCAGACGAAGAGGCAGTATGCCTGTCCCCTACAAGCACCAGCTGCGGCGCGCCCAGGCCATAGATGAACTTGACTGGCCACCTCAAGCCTCATCCTCTGGTTCCTCTGACTCCTTGGGCTCAGGGGAGGCAGGCCCCACCCAAAAGGATGGCATCTTCAAGGTCATGCTGGTAGGGGAGAGCGGCGTGGGCAAGAGCACCCTAGCAGGCACTTTCGGTGGTCTCCAGGGAGACAGTGCTCATGAGCCGGAGAACCCAGGTATTTGGGGGAGCCCTGTAAGGGTCAAGGGCACCTGTGGAGCCCTAGTCAGGGATGGAAGAGCTCAAGGCATGAGCAGCCCCTGGAGGCCAGAACCTAAGAGAAACTGCTCCAGTGCTTGCTGCGGCTACCTCCCTGGAGGGAATGCCCCTGGTTACCAGGTCTCACAAGTGTTGGGGAGCCTCCTAACGGGCTCTATTCCCTGTCCTTATTTCCCAACAGAGGACACCTATGAAAGACGCATCATGGTGGATAAGGAGGAAGTGACTCTAGTTGTTTATGACATCTGGGAACAG GGGGACGCAGGGGGGTGGCTGCGGGACCACTGCCTTCAGACCGGGGATGCCTTTCTCATCGTCTTCTCAGTCACCGACCGACAAAGCTTCTCCAAAGTTCCAGAGACCCTACTTAGGCTGCGGGCTGGGAGGCCCCACCACGACCTCCCTGTCATCCTCGTTGGAAACAAGAGCGACCTGGCCCGCTCCCGGGAGGTCTCACTGGAGG AGGGCCGGCACCTGGCAGGGACCCTGAGCTGCAAGCACATCGAGACGTCGGCCGCGCTGCACCACAACACGCGGGAGCTCTTCGAGGGCGCGGTGCGCCAGATCCGGCTGCGGCGGGGCCGGAGCCGCGCCGGGGGCCCGCGGCCCGAGTGGGGCTGCCCCGACGGCCCCCCGCCGCCCGCGCGCCGCGAGAGCCTCACCAAGAAGGCCAAGCGCTTCCTGGCCAACCTGGTGCCGCGCAACGCCAAGTTCTTCAAGCAGCGCTCCAGGTCGTGTCACGACCTCTCCGTGCTCTGA
- the REM2 gene encoding GTP-binding protein REM 2 isoform X3, which yields MHTDLDTDMDTETETTALCPSGSHRASPPGTPTPETDASLLKKTEKLLAGLDRGGPPPAPGAPRRRGSMPVPYKHQLRRAQAIDELDWPPQASSSGSSDSLGSGEAGPTQKDGIFKVMLVGESGVGKSTLAGTFGGLQGDSAHEPENPEDTYERRIMVDKEEVTLVVYDIWEQGDAGGWLRDHCLQTGDAFLIVFSVTDRQSFSKVPETLLRLRAGRPHHDLPVILVGNKSDLARSREVSLEEGRHLAGTLSCKHIETSAALHHNTRELFEGAVRQIRLRRGRSRAGGPRPEWGCPDGPPPPARRESLTKKAKRFLANLVPRNAKFFKQRSRSCHDLSVL from the exons AAACAGATGCCTCACTGCTGAAGAAGACAGAGAAGCTGTTGGCAGGGTTGGACCGGGGTgggccaccccctgccccaggggcCCCCAGACGAAGAGGCAGTATGCCTGTCCCCTACAAGCACCAGCTGCGGCGCGCCCAGGCCATAGATGAACTTGACTGGCCACCTCAAGCCTCATCCTCTGGTTCCTCTGACTCCTTGGGCTCAGGGGAGGCAGGCCCCACCCAAAAGGATGGCATCTTCAAGGTCATGCTGGTAGGGGAGAGCGGCGTGGGCAAGAGCACCCTAGCAGGCACTTTCGGTGGTCTCCAGGGAGACAGTGCTCATGAGCCGGAGAACCCAG AGGACACCTATGAAAGACGCATCATGGTGGATAAGGAGGAAGTGACTCTAGTTGTTTATGACATCTGGGAACAG GGGGACGCAGGGGGGTGGCTGCGGGACCACTGCCTTCAGACCGGGGATGCCTTTCTCATCGTCTTCTCAGTCACCGACCGACAAAGCTTCTCCAAAGTTCCAGAGACCCTACTTAGGCTGCGGGCTGGGAGGCCCCACCACGACCTCCCTGTCATCCTCGTTGGAAACAAGAGCGACCTGGCCCGCTCCCGGGAGGTCTCACTGGAGG AGGGCCGGCACCTGGCAGGGACCCTGAGCTGCAAGCACATCGAGACGTCGGCCGCGCTGCACCACAACACGCGGGAGCTCTTCGAGGGCGCGGTGCGCCAGATCCGGCTGCGGCGGGGCCGGAGCCGCGCCGGGGGCCCGCGGCCCGAGTGGGGCTGCCCCGACGGCCCCCCGCCGCCCGCGCGCCGCGAGAGCCTCACCAAGAAGGCCAAGCGCTTCCTGGCCAACCTGGTGCCGCGCAACGCCAAGTTCTTCAAGCAGCGCTCCAGGTCGTGTCACGACCTCTCCGTGCTCTGA
- the REM2 gene encoding GTP-binding protein REM 2 isoform X2 → MPVPYKHQLRRAQAIDELDWPPQASSSGSSDSLGSGEAGPTQKDGIFKVMLVGESGVGKSTLAGTFGGLQGDSAHEPENPGIWGSPVRVKGTCGALVRDGRAQGMSSPWRPEPKRNCSSACCGYLPGGNAPGYQVSQVLGSLLTGSIPCPYFPTEDTYERRIMVDKEEVTLVVYDIWEQGDAGGWLRDHCLQTGDAFLIVFSVTDRQSFSKVPETLLRLRAGRPHHDLPVILVGNKSDLARSREVSLEEGRHLAGTLSCKHIETSAALHHNTRELFEGAVRQIRLRRGRSRAGGPRPEWGCPDGPPPPARRESLTKKAKRFLANLVPRNAKFFKQRSRSCHDLSVL, encoded by the exons ATGCCTGTCCCCTACAAGCACCAGCTGCGGCGCGCCCAGGCCATAGATGAACTTGACTGGCCACCTCAAGCCTCATCCTCTGGTTCCTCTGACTCCTTGGGCTCAGGGGAGGCAGGCCCCACCCAAAAGGATGGCATCTTCAAGGTCATGCTGGTAGGGGAGAGCGGCGTGGGCAAGAGCACCCTAGCAGGCACTTTCGGTGGTCTCCAGGGAGACAGTGCTCATGAGCCGGAGAACCCAGGTATTTGGGGGAGCCCTGTAAGGGTCAAGGGCACCTGTGGAGCCCTAGTCAGGGATGGAAGAGCTCAAGGCATGAGCAGCCCCTGGAGGCCAGAACCTAAGAGAAACTGCTCCAGTGCTTGCTGCGGCTACCTCCCTGGAGGGAATGCCCCTGGTTACCAGGTCTCACAAGTGTTGGGGAGCCTCCTAACGGGCTCTATTCCCTGTCCTTATTTCCCAACAGAGGACACCTATGAAAGACGCATCATGGTGGATAAGGAGGAAGTGACTCTAGTTGTTTATGACATCTGGGAACAG GGGGACGCAGGGGGGTGGCTGCGGGACCACTGCCTTCAGACCGGGGATGCCTTTCTCATCGTCTTCTCAGTCACCGACCGACAAAGCTTCTCCAAAGTTCCAGAGACCCTACTTAGGCTGCGGGCTGGGAGGCCCCACCACGACCTCCCTGTCATCCTCGTTGGAAACAAGAGCGACCTGGCCCGCTCCCGGGAGGTCTCACTGGAGG AGGGCCGGCACCTGGCAGGGACCCTGAGCTGCAAGCACATCGAGACGTCGGCCGCGCTGCACCACAACACGCGGGAGCTCTTCGAGGGCGCGGTGCGCCAGATCCGGCTGCGGCGGGGCCGGAGCCGCGCCGGGGGCCCGCGGCCCGAGTGGGGCTGCCCCGACGGCCCCCCGCCGCCCGCGCGCCGCGAGAGCCTCACCAAGAAGGCCAAGCGCTTCCTGGCCAACCTGGTGCCGCGCAACGCCAAGTTCTTCAAGCAGCGCTCCAGGTCGTGTCACGACCTCTCCGTGCTCTGA